One region of Wyeomyia smithii strain HCP4-BCI-WySm-NY-G18 chromosome 3, ASM2978416v1, whole genome shotgun sequence genomic DNA includes:
- the LOC129729545 gene encoding voltage-dependent calcium channel subunit alpha-2/delta-3 isoform X2, which yields MSVRKVLLFSIAIFLLWMKLPDQSANATVQTEIMEKWGDNFGEELWDLAQTMTKASEITAKYKAYNARVEHKDGTSLIQSIVENVGRMLIRKMDAIKCIINLAEELSEQFDFNVSLSENFTYYSSKYSIIEGRPEPEIPSTLEKNIWMYRNMSLNSDTHFFNISVNTSYSSVHVPQNVYDRYPWVLEALQWSEALDDVFVQNYNSDPALSWQYFGSYTGILRHYPALEWDREQVDTFDCRKRSWYIETATCSKDIVILLDNSGSMTGYRNYIAQLTVKSVLDTFSNNDFINIYKYSNDVEPLIPCFSDMLVQATPENIRFLNEYVRDLHPEGYANVGKAFVKAFELLQHYRELRRCNESVSGCNQAIMLITDGVPNNITDIFERFNWFENGTKIPVRVFTYLLGREVTKVREIQWMACLNRGHYSHIQSLDEVQEEVLKYVTVIATPLVLQGVEHPTTWTHAFTDTAENLESEADDDEPPRLMIAVGAPAFDRKANQRNNTPTAQLLGVAGTDIPVEDLDELSLPYKLGVNGYSFIVSNNGYVLMHPDLRPVSKGRLKENYNSIDLTEIEQVLNDILEASDETLTGREPNPAMEAIREQLVFSIFGKTLKVPVRFHYDKMRRVSLEYQDYYYAPLENTPFSLGLVLPHDYGNTWIKVGDEIKRNQHMGLNISDFLVGDNWKVHPEWVYCKYHYLEGHEFKTPEDELRHFLVRLYEPNWKWSQQYEPEPEDIQKDANCGRKTLDDDAYYCNKELVQLLVFDAKVTNESYRNWEFENKNERKIIEMYNATLRFVATMSGLTRWQFIFGEVEVDTDHEFGDYHKKTIDETWYRSAILQHKIDPKSFVYSVPHAMDEPEDTELKVTASMGIFPRDGGLEAPGCVTGFQFSHELMYERFMEITSKTTCEGCIETCNSETRDCYVIDNNGYVILSESSNDTGRFFGGIEGAIMQSMVNKEIFVMIAVFDLQGLCDHEIVAPNDAFSLMHPLKMITLGIKWLVTEIVILLSKFDFWVHGIPSPDYYDAGVEYEDTDYSDINRPKKPKKLIVDEDEAYWNQPKVIRMETIYEACDKKSNLYVMQQDKFIKGDGFFYESQPANPAELLHRPYFAKRIPRSNLLMIIVESEYPSDHIVLSASPQVIHHNDTEGLPCVKKNLNFLPRRHLEECYTEHPDSASHYTRFEERVAQCGGASKSLLQLTVVISSLTVSLLLLRCAQSLV from the exons atgagCGTCCGAAAGGTGCTGCTGTTCAGCATCGCTATATTCCTTTTATGGATGAAATTGCCGGACCAAAGCGCAAATGCAACGGTACAGACTGAAAT TATGGAGAAATGGGGAGACAATTTTGGAGAGGAACTTTGGGATTTAGCTCAAACAATGACAAAAGCTAGTGAAATTACAGCT AAATATAAAGCATACAATGCTCGCGTAGAACATAAGGATGGAACCAGTCTGATTCAATCGATCGTGGAAAACGTTGGCCGCATGTTGATTCGCAAAATGGATGCCATCAAGTGTATCATCAACCTGGCGGAGGAACTGTCCGAGCAGTTTGATTTCAATGTTTCActttcggaaaattttacatactaTTCCAGCAAATATTCAATT ATCGAAGGACGTCCGGAGCCTGAAATTCCATCCACGCTAGAGAAAAACATCTGGATGTACCGAAATATGTCCCTGAATTCGGACACTCACTTCTTCAACATTTCGGTCAATACTTCGTACAGTTCAGTGCACGTGCCGCAGAATGTGTACGACCGTTACCCGTGGGTTTTGGAAGCCCTGCAGTGGTCGGAAGCGTTGGATGATGTTTTCGTTCAGAACTACAACTCGGATCCGGCCCTTTCGTGGCAATATTTTGGATCCTACACGGGTATTCTGCGGCACTATCCAGCGCTGGAGTGGGACCGCGAGCAGGTGGACACATTTGACTGCCGGAAGCGGTCGTGGTATATTGAAACGGCGACCTGCTCCAAGGATATTGTGATTCTGCTGGATAATAGCGGGTCGATGACGGGGTACCGAAACTATATAGCTCAATTAACCGTTAAAAGTGTGTTGGATACGTTTTCCAATAAcgattttattaatatttacaaGTACTCGAACGATGTGGAGCCGTTGATTCCTTGCTTTTCT GACATGCTTGTGCAAGCGACTCCGGAGAACATCAGATTTTTGAATGAATATGTCCGAGATCTACATCCGGAAGGCTATGCTAATGTGGGGAAGGCATTTGTAAAGGCCTTCGAGTTATTGCAACAT TACCGTGAGCTACGACGATGTAACGAATCGGTGAGCGGCTGCAACCAGGCCATCATGCTTATCACAGATGGTGTCCCCAACAATATTACTGACATATTCGAGCGATTCAACTGGTTTGAGAATGGTACCAAGATTCCAGTACGAGTGTTTACTTACTTGCTGGGACGTGAGGTGACAAAGGTACGCGAGATCCAGTGGATGGCTTGTTTGAATCGGGGACATTACTCCCACATTCAGTCGCTGGATGAAGTGCAGGAAGAGGTGTTGAAGTACGTTACTGTGATAGCAACACCGCTGGTGTTGCAGGGCGTAGAACATCCCACTACGTGGACACATGCATTTACGGACACTGCG GAGAACCTTGAATCGGAAGCGGACGATGATGAACCTCCGAGGTTGATGATTGCCGTGGGGGCCCCAGCGTTCGACCGCAAAGCTAACCAACGAAACAATACACCGACAGCTCAATTACTTGGAGTAGCGGGTACCGATATCCCGGTTGAAGATCTCGACGAGCTTTCGTTACCGTACAAG CTGGGAGTTAACGGATACTCATTTATTGTGAGTAACAACGGTTACGTGCTGATGCATCCTGATTTAAGACCGGTATCGAAGGGACGCCTGAAGGAAAACTACAACAGTATAGATTTGACCGAGATCGAGCAAGTGTTGAACGACATCCTGGAGGCTTCCGACGAAACTTTGACCGGTCGGGAGCCCAACCCGGCAATGGAAGCCATACGGGAGCAGTTGGTATTCTCAATATTCGGCAAGACGTTGAAGGTTCCAGTTCGATTCCACTACGATAAGATGCGACGTGTTTCGCTGGAGTATCAAGACTACTACTATGCCCCCTTGGAAAACACTCCGTTCTCGCTCGGTTTGGTACTGCCTCATGACTATGGTAACACCTGGATTAAGGTGGGCGATGAAATCAAACGGAACCAGCATATGGGACTCAATATATCCGATTTTCTGGTTGGTGATAATTGGAAAGTTCACCCTGAATG GGTCTACTGCAAGTATCATTATCTGGAGGGTCACGAGTTCAAGACACCGGAAGATGaactgagacattttttggTTAGACTGTACGAACCAAACTGGAAGTGGTCCCAGCAGTACGAACCTGAACCGGAAGACATCCAGAAAGATG CGAATTGTGGTCGAAAAACGTTGGACGATGATGCTTATTACTGTAATAAAGAGTTAGTCCAATTGCTGGTGTTTGATGCGAAAGTAACCAACGAGAGCTACCGGAACTGGGAGTTCGAGAATAAGAATGAGAGGAAAATTATCGAAATGTACAACGCCACGCTGCGATTTGTGGCGACAATGAGCGGCTTAACACGATGGCAGTTCATCTTTGGCGAAGTCGAAGTTGATACCGATCACGAGTTTGGAGATTATCACAAGAAAACGATTGATGAAACATGGTATAGAAGTGCCATTTTGCAGCATAAAATTGACCCGAAGAGCTTTGTGTACTCGGTACCACACGCGATGGACGAACCAGAAGATACGGAACTGAAAGTGACCGCCTCGATGGGCATTTTTCCGAGGGACGGTGGCTTAGAAGCTCCAGGTTGCGTGACAGGTTTCCAGTTTTCGCACGAGCTTATGTACGAGCGGTTTATGGAAATCACCTCGAAAACAACG TGTGAAGGTTGCATTGAAACGTGCAATTCGGAGACGCGGGATTGCTATGTCATAGATAACAATGGATATGTGATTCTTTCGGAATCATCCAATGACACCGGAAGGTTCTTTGGTGGAATTGAAGGCGCTATCATGCAGTCCATGGTAAATAAGGAAATTTTCGTCATGATTGCCGTCTTCGATTTGCAAGGATTGTGCGACCATGAAATTGTTGCTCCGAATGATGCTTTCTCATTGATGCAT CCTCTGAAAATGATTACGCTTGGAATTAAGTGGCTGGTAACGGAGATCGTTATTCTACTATCAAAGTTTGACTTTTGGGTTCATGGAATCCCTAGTCCGGATTATTACGATGCTGGAG TGGAATATGAGGATACGGACTACTCTGACATAAACCGTCCAAAGAAACCGAAAAAGTTGATAGTTGATGAAGATGAAGCCTACTGGAACCAACCGAAAGTGATTAGGATGGAAACCATTTACGAAGCTTGTGATAAGAAGTCGAATCTGTATGTAATGCAGCAGGACAAGTTCATCAAAGGTGATGGATTCTTCTATGAGTCCCAACCTGCAAATCCCGCAGA GTTGTTGCATCGACCGTACTTCGCCAAACGGATACCACGGTCCAATCTGTTGATGATCATCGTTGAAAGTGAGTATCCCTCGGATCATATTGTGCTATCGGCTTCTCCGCAGGTGATACACCACAATGATACCGAGGGACTGCCGTGTGTGAAAAAGAACCTGAATTTCTTACCCCGCCGACATCTGGAGGAATGCTACACCGAGCATCCCGAT TCCGCATCTCACTATACTCGATTT
- the LOC129729545 gene encoding voltage-dependent calcium channel subunit alpha-2/delta-3 isoform X3 has protein sequence MSVRKVLLFSIAIFLLWMKLPDQSANATVQTEIMEKWGDNFGEELWDLAQTMTKASEITAKYKAYNARVEHKDGTSLIQSIVENVGRMLIRKMDAIKCIINLAEELSEQFDFNVSLSENFTYYSSKYSIIEGRPEPEIPSTLEKNIWMYRNMSLNSDTHFFNISVNTSYSSVHVPQNVYDRYPWVLEALQWSEALDDVFVQNYNSDPALSWQYFGSYTGILRHYPALEWDREQVDTFDCRKRSWYIETATCSKDIVILLDNSGSMTGYRNYIAQLTVKSVLDTFSNNDFINIYKYSNDVEPLIPCFSDMLVQATPENIRFLNEYVRDLHPEGYANVGKAFVKAFELLQHYRELRRCNESVSGCNQAIMLITDGVPNNITDIFERFNWFENGTKIPVRVFTYLLGREVTKVREIQWMACLNRGHYSHIQSLDEVQEEVLKYVTVIATPLVLQGVEHPTTWTHAFTDTAENLESEADDDEPPRLMIAVGAPAFDRKANQRNNTPTAQLLGVAGTDIPVEDLDELSLPYKLGVNGYSFIVSNNGYVLMHPDLRPVSKGRLKENYNSIDLTEIEQVLNDILEASDETLTGREPNPAMEAIREQLVFSIFGKTLKVPVRFHYDKMRRVSLEYQDYYYAPLENTPFSLGLVLPHDYGNTWIKVGDEIKRNQHMGLNISDFLVGDNWKVHPEWVYCKYHYLEGHEFKTPEDELRHFLVRLYEPNWKWSQQYEPEPEDIQKDGADEPNCGRKTLDDDAYYCNKELVQLLVFDAKVTNESYRNWEFENKNERKIIEMYNATLRFVATMSGLTRWQFIFGEVEVDTDHEFGDYHKKTIDETWYRSAILQHKIDPKSFVYSVPHAMDEPEDTELKVTASMGIFPRDGGLEAPGCVTGFQFSHELMYERFMEITSKTTCEGCIETCNSETRDCYVIDNNGYVILSESSNDTGRFFGGIEGAIMQSMVNKEIFVMIAVFDLQGLCDHEIVAPNDAFSLMHPLKMITLGIKWLVTEIVILLSKFDFWVHGIPSPDYYDAGVEYEDTDYSDINRPKKPKKLIVDEDEAYWNQPKVIRMETIYEACDKKSNLYVMQQDKFIKGDGFFYESQPANPAELLHRPYFAKRIPRSNLLMIIVESEYPSDHIVLSASPQVIHHNDTEGLPCVKKNLNFLPRRHLEECYTEHPDEERVAQCGGASKSLLQLTVVISSLTVSLLLLRCAQSLV, from the exons atgagCGTCCGAAAGGTGCTGCTGTTCAGCATCGCTATATTCCTTTTATGGATGAAATTGCCGGACCAAAGCGCAAATGCAACGGTACAGACTGAAAT TATGGAGAAATGGGGAGACAATTTTGGAGAGGAACTTTGGGATTTAGCTCAAACAATGACAAAAGCTAGTGAAATTACAGCT AAATATAAAGCATACAATGCTCGCGTAGAACATAAGGATGGAACCAGTCTGATTCAATCGATCGTGGAAAACGTTGGCCGCATGTTGATTCGCAAAATGGATGCCATCAAGTGTATCATCAACCTGGCGGAGGAACTGTCCGAGCAGTTTGATTTCAATGTTTCActttcggaaaattttacatactaTTCCAGCAAATATTCAATT ATCGAAGGACGTCCGGAGCCTGAAATTCCATCCACGCTAGAGAAAAACATCTGGATGTACCGAAATATGTCCCTGAATTCGGACACTCACTTCTTCAACATTTCGGTCAATACTTCGTACAGTTCAGTGCACGTGCCGCAGAATGTGTACGACCGTTACCCGTGGGTTTTGGAAGCCCTGCAGTGGTCGGAAGCGTTGGATGATGTTTTCGTTCAGAACTACAACTCGGATCCGGCCCTTTCGTGGCAATATTTTGGATCCTACACGGGTATTCTGCGGCACTATCCAGCGCTGGAGTGGGACCGCGAGCAGGTGGACACATTTGACTGCCGGAAGCGGTCGTGGTATATTGAAACGGCGACCTGCTCCAAGGATATTGTGATTCTGCTGGATAATAGCGGGTCGATGACGGGGTACCGAAACTATATAGCTCAATTAACCGTTAAAAGTGTGTTGGATACGTTTTCCAATAAcgattttattaatatttacaaGTACTCGAACGATGTGGAGCCGTTGATTCCTTGCTTTTCT GACATGCTTGTGCAAGCGACTCCGGAGAACATCAGATTTTTGAATGAATATGTCCGAGATCTACATCCGGAAGGCTATGCTAATGTGGGGAAGGCATTTGTAAAGGCCTTCGAGTTATTGCAACAT TACCGTGAGCTACGACGATGTAACGAATCGGTGAGCGGCTGCAACCAGGCCATCATGCTTATCACAGATGGTGTCCCCAACAATATTACTGACATATTCGAGCGATTCAACTGGTTTGAGAATGGTACCAAGATTCCAGTACGAGTGTTTACTTACTTGCTGGGACGTGAGGTGACAAAGGTACGCGAGATCCAGTGGATGGCTTGTTTGAATCGGGGACATTACTCCCACATTCAGTCGCTGGATGAAGTGCAGGAAGAGGTGTTGAAGTACGTTACTGTGATAGCAACACCGCTGGTGTTGCAGGGCGTAGAACATCCCACTACGTGGACACATGCATTTACGGACACTGCG GAGAACCTTGAATCGGAAGCGGACGATGATGAACCTCCGAGGTTGATGATTGCCGTGGGGGCCCCAGCGTTCGACCGCAAAGCTAACCAACGAAACAATACACCGACAGCTCAATTACTTGGAGTAGCGGGTACCGATATCCCGGTTGAAGATCTCGACGAGCTTTCGTTACCGTACAAG CTGGGAGTTAACGGATACTCATTTATTGTGAGTAACAACGGTTACGTGCTGATGCATCCTGATTTAAGACCGGTATCGAAGGGACGCCTGAAGGAAAACTACAACAGTATAGATTTGACCGAGATCGAGCAAGTGTTGAACGACATCCTGGAGGCTTCCGACGAAACTTTGACCGGTCGGGAGCCCAACCCGGCAATGGAAGCCATACGGGAGCAGTTGGTATTCTCAATATTCGGCAAGACGTTGAAGGTTCCAGTTCGATTCCACTACGATAAGATGCGACGTGTTTCGCTGGAGTATCAAGACTACTACTATGCCCCCTTGGAAAACACTCCGTTCTCGCTCGGTTTGGTACTGCCTCATGACTATGGTAACACCTGGATTAAGGTGGGCGATGAAATCAAACGGAACCAGCATATGGGACTCAATATATCCGATTTTCTGGTTGGTGATAATTGGAAAGTTCACCCTGAATG GGTCTACTGCAAGTATCATTATCTGGAGGGTCACGAGTTCAAGACACCGGAAGATGaactgagacattttttggTTAGACTGTACGAACCAAACTGGAAGTGGTCCCAGCAGTACGAACCTGAACCGGAAGACATCCAGAAAGATGGTGCTGACGAAC CGAATTGTGGTCGAAAAACGTTGGACGATGATGCTTATTACTGTAATAAAGAGTTAGTCCAATTGCTGGTGTTTGATGCGAAAGTAACCAACGAGAGCTACCGGAACTGGGAGTTCGAGAATAAGAATGAGAGGAAAATTATCGAAATGTACAACGCCACGCTGCGATTTGTGGCGACAATGAGCGGCTTAACACGATGGCAGTTCATCTTTGGCGAAGTCGAAGTTGATACCGATCACGAGTTTGGAGATTATCACAAGAAAACGATTGATGAAACATGGTATAGAAGTGCCATTTTGCAGCATAAAATTGACCCGAAGAGCTTTGTGTACTCGGTACCACACGCGATGGACGAACCAGAAGATACGGAACTGAAAGTGACCGCCTCGATGGGCATTTTTCCGAGGGACGGTGGCTTAGAAGCTCCAGGTTGCGTGACAGGTTTCCAGTTTTCGCACGAGCTTATGTACGAGCGGTTTATGGAAATCACCTCGAAAACAACG TGTGAAGGTTGCATTGAAACGTGCAATTCGGAGACGCGGGATTGCTATGTCATAGATAACAATGGATATGTGATTCTTTCGGAATCATCCAATGACACCGGAAGGTTCTTTGGTGGAATTGAAGGCGCTATCATGCAGTCCATGGTAAATAAGGAAATTTTCGTCATGATTGCCGTCTTCGATTTGCAAGGATTGTGCGACCATGAAATTGTTGCTCCGAATGATGCTTTCTCATTGATGCAT CCTCTGAAAATGATTACGCTTGGAATTAAGTGGCTGGTAACGGAGATCGTTATTCTACTATCAAAGTTTGACTTTTGGGTTCATGGAATCCCTAGTCCGGATTATTACGATGCTGGAG TGGAATATGAGGATACGGACTACTCTGACATAAACCGTCCAAAGAAACCGAAAAAGTTGATAGTTGATGAAGATGAAGCCTACTGGAACCAACCGAAAGTGATTAGGATGGAAACCATTTACGAAGCTTGTGATAAGAAGTCGAATCTGTATGTAATGCAGCAGGACAAGTTCATCAAAGGTGATGGATTCTTCTATGAGTCCCAACCTGCAAATCCCGCAGA GTTGTTGCATCGACCGTACTTCGCCAAACGGATACCACGGTCCAATCTGTTGATGATCATCGTTGAAAGTGAGTATCCCTCGGATCATATTGTGCTATCGGCTTCTCCGCAGGTGATACACCACAATGATACCGAGGGACTGCCGTGTGTGAAAAAGAACCTGAATTTCTTACCCCGCCGACATCTGGAGGAATGCTACACCGAGCATCCCGAT
- the LOC129729545 gene encoding voltage-dependent calcium channel subunit alpha-2/delta-3 isoform X1 codes for MSVRKVLLFSIAIFLLWMKLPDQSANATVQTEIMEKWGDNFGEELWDLAQTMTKASEITAKYKAYNARVEHKDGTSLIQSIVENVGRMLIRKMDAIKCIINLAEELSEQFDFNVSLSENFTYYSSKYSIIEGRPEPEIPSTLEKNIWMYRNMSLNSDTHFFNISVNTSYSSVHVPQNVYDRYPWVLEALQWSEALDDVFVQNYNSDPALSWQYFGSYTGILRHYPALEWDREQVDTFDCRKRSWYIETATCSKDIVILLDNSGSMTGYRNYIAQLTVKSVLDTFSNNDFINIYKYSNDVEPLIPCFSDMLVQATPENIRFLNEYVRDLHPEGYANVGKAFVKAFELLQHYRELRRCNESVSGCNQAIMLITDGVPNNITDIFERFNWFENGTKIPVRVFTYLLGREVTKVREIQWMACLNRGHYSHIQSLDEVQEEVLKYVTVIATPLVLQGVEHPTTWTHAFTDTAENLESEADDDEPPRLMIAVGAPAFDRKANQRNNTPTAQLLGVAGTDIPVEDLDELSLPYKLGVNGYSFIVSNNGYVLMHPDLRPVSKGRLKENYNSIDLTEIEQVLNDILEASDETLTGREPNPAMEAIREQLVFSIFGKTLKVPVRFHYDKMRRVSLEYQDYYYAPLENTPFSLGLVLPHDYGNTWIKVGDEIKRNQHMGLNISDFLVGDNWKVHPEWVYCKYHYLEGHEFKTPEDELRHFLVRLYEPNWKWSQQYEPEPEDIQKDGADEPNCGRKTLDDDAYYCNKELVQLLVFDAKVTNESYRNWEFENKNERKIIEMYNATLRFVATMSGLTRWQFIFGEVEVDTDHEFGDYHKKTIDETWYRSAILQHKIDPKSFVYSVPHAMDEPEDTELKVTASMGIFPRDGGLEAPGCVTGFQFSHELMYERFMEITSKTTCEGCIETCNSETRDCYVIDNNGYVILSESSNDTGRFFGGIEGAIMQSMVNKEIFVMIAVFDLQGLCDHEIVAPNDAFSLMHPLKMITLGIKWLVTEIVILLSKFDFWVHGIPSPDYYDAGVEYEDTDYSDINRPKKPKKLIVDEDEAYWNQPKVIRMETIYEACDKKSNLYVMQQDKFIKGDGFFYESQPANPAELLHRPYFAKRIPRSNLLMIIVESEYPSDHIVLSASPQVIHHNDTEGLPCVKKNLNFLPRRHLEECYTEHPDSASHYTRFEERVAQCGGASKSLLQLTVVISSLTVSLLLLRCAQSLV; via the exons atgagCGTCCGAAAGGTGCTGCTGTTCAGCATCGCTATATTCCTTTTATGGATGAAATTGCCGGACCAAAGCGCAAATGCAACGGTACAGACTGAAAT TATGGAGAAATGGGGAGACAATTTTGGAGAGGAACTTTGGGATTTAGCTCAAACAATGACAAAAGCTAGTGAAATTACAGCT AAATATAAAGCATACAATGCTCGCGTAGAACATAAGGATGGAACCAGTCTGATTCAATCGATCGTGGAAAACGTTGGCCGCATGTTGATTCGCAAAATGGATGCCATCAAGTGTATCATCAACCTGGCGGAGGAACTGTCCGAGCAGTTTGATTTCAATGTTTCActttcggaaaattttacatactaTTCCAGCAAATATTCAATT ATCGAAGGACGTCCGGAGCCTGAAATTCCATCCACGCTAGAGAAAAACATCTGGATGTACCGAAATATGTCCCTGAATTCGGACACTCACTTCTTCAACATTTCGGTCAATACTTCGTACAGTTCAGTGCACGTGCCGCAGAATGTGTACGACCGTTACCCGTGGGTTTTGGAAGCCCTGCAGTGGTCGGAAGCGTTGGATGATGTTTTCGTTCAGAACTACAACTCGGATCCGGCCCTTTCGTGGCAATATTTTGGATCCTACACGGGTATTCTGCGGCACTATCCAGCGCTGGAGTGGGACCGCGAGCAGGTGGACACATTTGACTGCCGGAAGCGGTCGTGGTATATTGAAACGGCGACCTGCTCCAAGGATATTGTGATTCTGCTGGATAATAGCGGGTCGATGACGGGGTACCGAAACTATATAGCTCAATTAACCGTTAAAAGTGTGTTGGATACGTTTTCCAATAAcgattttattaatatttacaaGTACTCGAACGATGTGGAGCCGTTGATTCCTTGCTTTTCT GACATGCTTGTGCAAGCGACTCCGGAGAACATCAGATTTTTGAATGAATATGTCCGAGATCTACATCCGGAAGGCTATGCTAATGTGGGGAAGGCATTTGTAAAGGCCTTCGAGTTATTGCAACAT TACCGTGAGCTACGACGATGTAACGAATCGGTGAGCGGCTGCAACCAGGCCATCATGCTTATCACAGATGGTGTCCCCAACAATATTACTGACATATTCGAGCGATTCAACTGGTTTGAGAATGGTACCAAGATTCCAGTACGAGTGTTTACTTACTTGCTGGGACGTGAGGTGACAAAGGTACGCGAGATCCAGTGGATGGCTTGTTTGAATCGGGGACATTACTCCCACATTCAGTCGCTGGATGAAGTGCAGGAAGAGGTGTTGAAGTACGTTACTGTGATAGCAACACCGCTGGTGTTGCAGGGCGTAGAACATCCCACTACGTGGACACATGCATTTACGGACACTGCG GAGAACCTTGAATCGGAAGCGGACGATGATGAACCTCCGAGGTTGATGATTGCCGTGGGGGCCCCAGCGTTCGACCGCAAAGCTAACCAACGAAACAATACACCGACAGCTCAATTACTTGGAGTAGCGGGTACCGATATCCCGGTTGAAGATCTCGACGAGCTTTCGTTACCGTACAAG CTGGGAGTTAACGGATACTCATTTATTGTGAGTAACAACGGTTACGTGCTGATGCATCCTGATTTAAGACCGGTATCGAAGGGACGCCTGAAGGAAAACTACAACAGTATAGATTTGACCGAGATCGAGCAAGTGTTGAACGACATCCTGGAGGCTTCCGACGAAACTTTGACCGGTCGGGAGCCCAACCCGGCAATGGAAGCCATACGGGAGCAGTTGGTATTCTCAATATTCGGCAAGACGTTGAAGGTTCCAGTTCGATTCCACTACGATAAGATGCGACGTGTTTCGCTGGAGTATCAAGACTACTACTATGCCCCCTTGGAAAACACTCCGTTCTCGCTCGGTTTGGTACTGCCTCATGACTATGGTAACACCTGGATTAAGGTGGGCGATGAAATCAAACGGAACCAGCATATGGGACTCAATATATCCGATTTTCTGGTTGGTGATAATTGGAAAGTTCACCCTGAATG GGTCTACTGCAAGTATCATTATCTGGAGGGTCACGAGTTCAAGACACCGGAAGATGaactgagacattttttggTTAGACTGTACGAACCAAACTGGAAGTGGTCCCAGCAGTACGAACCTGAACCGGAAGACATCCAGAAAGATGGTGCTGACGAAC CGAATTGTGGTCGAAAAACGTTGGACGATGATGCTTATTACTGTAATAAAGAGTTAGTCCAATTGCTGGTGTTTGATGCGAAAGTAACCAACGAGAGCTACCGGAACTGGGAGTTCGAGAATAAGAATGAGAGGAAAATTATCGAAATGTACAACGCCACGCTGCGATTTGTGGCGACAATGAGCGGCTTAACACGATGGCAGTTCATCTTTGGCGAAGTCGAAGTTGATACCGATCACGAGTTTGGAGATTATCACAAGAAAACGATTGATGAAACATGGTATAGAAGTGCCATTTTGCAGCATAAAATTGACCCGAAGAGCTTTGTGTACTCGGTACCACACGCGATGGACGAACCAGAAGATACGGAACTGAAAGTGACCGCCTCGATGGGCATTTTTCCGAGGGACGGTGGCTTAGAAGCTCCAGGTTGCGTGACAGGTTTCCAGTTTTCGCACGAGCTTATGTACGAGCGGTTTATGGAAATCACCTCGAAAACAACG TGTGAAGGTTGCATTGAAACGTGCAATTCGGAGACGCGGGATTGCTATGTCATAGATAACAATGGATATGTGATTCTTTCGGAATCATCCAATGACACCGGAAGGTTCTTTGGTGGAATTGAAGGCGCTATCATGCAGTCCATGGTAAATAAGGAAATTTTCGTCATGATTGCCGTCTTCGATTTGCAAGGATTGTGCGACCATGAAATTGTTGCTCCGAATGATGCTTTCTCATTGATGCAT CCTCTGAAAATGATTACGCTTGGAATTAAGTGGCTGGTAACGGAGATCGTTATTCTACTATCAAAGTTTGACTTTTGGGTTCATGGAATCCCTAGTCCGGATTATTACGATGCTGGAG TGGAATATGAGGATACGGACTACTCTGACATAAACCGTCCAAAGAAACCGAAAAAGTTGATAGTTGATGAAGATGAAGCCTACTGGAACCAACCGAAAGTGATTAGGATGGAAACCATTTACGAAGCTTGTGATAAGAAGTCGAATCTGTATGTAATGCAGCAGGACAAGTTCATCAAAGGTGATGGATTCTTCTATGAGTCCCAACCTGCAAATCCCGCAGA GTTGTTGCATCGACCGTACTTCGCCAAACGGATACCACGGTCCAATCTGTTGATGATCATCGTTGAAAGTGAGTATCCCTCGGATCATATTGTGCTATCGGCTTCTCCGCAGGTGATACACCACAATGATACCGAGGGACTGCCGTGTGTGAAAAAGAACCTGAATTTCTTACCCCGCCGACATCTGGAGGAATGCTACACCGAGCATCCCGAT TCCGCATCTCACTATACTCGATTT